Proteins from one Ornithobacterium rhinotracheale genomic window:
- the hemB gene encoding porphobilinogen synthase encodes MYPYQRNRRTRSNEAIRNIVRETSLSTHDLMLPLFIMEGENLREEIPSMPGVFRMTLDVLEKEIQEIWDLGIQAVNIYCKVPDELKDNAGTEALNPNGLMQRAIKTIKKAQKDMLVFTDVALDPVSSYGHDGIVENGEILNDETVEILAKMALSHAEAGADFIAPSDMMDGRVLAIREILEQNGFHNVGIMSYTAKYASSFYGPFRDALDSAPGFGDKKTYQMDYANVQEAYREADNDMIEGADILMVKPGMPYLDVLYRMKEYTKMPIAVYQVSGEYAMLKAAAEKGWLDFEKCLMESMYAFKRAGADLINTYYAKEVATILNRK; translated from the coding sequence ATGTATCCATATCAAAGAAATAGAAGAACTCGTAGCAACGAGGCGATTAGAAATATAGTAAGAGAAACAAGCCTAAGCACCCATGATTTGATGCTGCCGCTTTTCATCATGGAAGGCGAAAACTTGCGAGAAGAAATTCCAAGTATGCCAGGCGTTTTTAGAATGACACTTGATGTACTAGAAAAAGAAATCCAAGAAATTTGGGATTTGGGTATCCAAGCGGTAAATATTTACTGCAAAGTGCCAGATGAATTAAAAGACAATGCGGGCACCGAGGCTCTAAATCCTAATGGATTGATGCAACGCGCCATCAAAACCATTAAAAAAGCGCAAAAAGATATGCTCGTGTTTACCGATGTGGCGCTTGACCCTGTTTCATCCTACGGCCACGACGGAATCGTAGAAAATGGCGAAATCTTAAACGACGAAACGGTAGAAATTTTAGCTAAAATGGCGCTTTCGCACGCAGAAGCTGGAGCCGATTTCATTGCCCCGTCCGACATGATGGATGGTCGCGTTTTAGCCATTCGTGAAATTTTAGAACAAAATGGATTCCACAATGTGGGCATCATGAGCTACACGGCAAAATACGCCAGCTCATTCTATGGTCCGTTCCGAGATGCGCTCGATTCTGCGCCAGGGTTTGGTGATAAAAAAACCTACCAAATGGATTATGCCAATGTGCAAGAAGCCTACCGCGAGGCAGATAATGATATGATTGAAGGTGCCGATATTTTAATGGTGAAACCAGGCATGCCATATCTTGATGTGCTTTATCGCATGAAAGAATACACCAAAATGCCGATTGCCGTGTACCAAGTAAGTGGCGAATATGCCATGCTAAAAGCTGCCGCAGAAAAAGGCTGGCTCGATTTTGAAAAATGCCTAATGGAATCCATGTACGCATTCAAGCGTGCGGGTGCCGATTTAATTAACACCTATTATGCCAAAGAAGTTGCAACTATTTTGAATAGAAAATAG
- a CDS encoding DUF6702 family protein produces MKNLKGMRVLILAVVTILVSAFTAFNDFHTSTTKVEFNPGSTSMTFSSKFVTEDLIKAIGVGIENEAIFNTAVERYLRSNFIVKINGNRVNYNYAQAQTSPKATRLYFEVPNVSNVSTIEIRNAMLVNEFADQQNFINFNVNNKRESIVTKKGSESGKVKF; encoded by the coding sequence ATGAAAAATTTGAAAGGAATGCGTGTTTTGATTTTAGCGGTTGTAACTATTCTCGTTTCTGCATTTACTGCTTTTAACGATTTTCACACCTCAACGACGAAGGTAGAGTTCAATCCAGGAAGCACTTCTATGACTTTTAGCTCTAAATTTGTAACAGAGGATTTAATTAAAGCCATTGGCGTAGGAATTGAAAACGAAGCTATATTCAACACCGCAGTAGAAAGATACTTAAGAAGCAATTTCATTGTAAAAATCAACGGAAATAGAGTAAATTATAATTACGCACAAGCACAAACTTCGCCTAAGGCTACAAGACTTTATTTCGAGGTACCGAATGTTTCAAATGTTTCGACTATCGAAATACGAAATGCAATGCTTGTAAACGAATTTGCAGATCAACAGAACTTCATAAACTTTAATGTAAACAATAAGCGTGAATCTATTGTTACTAAAAAAGGAAGCGAATCTGGAAAAGTTAAATTTTAG
- the kduI gene encoding 5-dehydro-4-deoxy-D-glucuronate isomerase, producing the protein MKKTLSLLSLLLISGLTLAQSYTSYEVRYATNPKDAEHYSTERLREEYLVKDLFKEDKVHMVYTLHDRFIIGGAMPVKQSLKLEAIDPLKSPKFLSHREIGIINVGGKGIVKVGNKKYELKNKEALYIGRSEDEVTFSSASAKEPALFYFNSANAHTSYPTKKITREDAVKVKAGSLEESNARTIVKYIVNQTTKTCQLQLGLTELEPGSVWNTMPAHIHARRMEAYFYFKVPEKQAVCHFMGEPEKTRNIWVHNLEAVIAPEWSIHAGAGTTNYDFIWGMAGENLDYTDMDKVYPYDLK; encoded by the coding sequence ATGAAAAAAACATTAAGTTTATTATCATTATTATTAATCTCTGGGTTGACATTGGCTCAGTCGTACACAAGCTACGAAGTACGCTACGCAACCAATCCAAAAGATGCTGAACATTACAGCACAGAGCGATTGAGAGAAGAATACTTGGTAAAAGATTTATTTAAAGAAGATAAAGTACACATGGTCTACACACTACACGATAGATTTATCATCGGTGGTGCTATGCCTGTGAAACAAAGCCTAAAACTTGAGGCAATTGATCCTTTAAAATCGCCTAAATTCTTAAGCCACCGCGAAATTGGTATCATCAATGTCGGTGGAAAGGGAATCGTGAAAGTAGGAAACAAAAAATACGAATTGAAAAACAAAGAAGCGCTTTACATCGGTCGTAGCGAGGACGAAGTGACTTTCTCTTCTGCGTCTGCCAAAGAGCCTGCATTGTTCTACTTCAACTCTGCAAACGCACACACAAGCTACCCTACTAAAAAAATTACTCGTGAAGACGCAGTAAAAGTAAAAGCAGGAAGCTTGGAGGAATCAAATGCGCGTACCATTGTAAAATACATCGTAAACCAAACCACCAAAACTTGCCAATTACAACTAGGTTTAACCGAGCTTGAGCCAGGTAGCGTTTGGAACACAATGCCTGCACACATTCACGCGCGTAGAATGGAGGCTTACTTCTACTTCAAAGTTCCGGAAAAACAAGCGGTATGCCACTTCATGGGTGAGCCTGAGAAAACAAGAAACATCTGGGTACACAACTTAGAAGCTGTAATTGCGCCAGAATGGTCTATCCATGCAGGAGCAGGAACTACCAACTACGACTTTATTTGGGGTATGGCGGGCGAAAACTTAGACTATACTGATATGGATAAAGTCTACCCTTACGACTTGAAATAA
- a CDS encoding PTS galactitol transporter subunit IIC, translating to MANIFEYIIQLGAAVMMPIIFSILGIALGIKPGKAVLSGLYVGVGFVGLSIITALLTSSMGPSLDQVVKIYDLKLKVFDMGWPAAAAVAYNTAVGALIIPVCLGVNLVLLLLRCTKTVNIDLWNYWHFAFIGAIVYFASDNIYWGFFAAIICYIITLVMADLTANKFQNYYEGMEGISIPQPFCQGMVPFAVVINKALDLIPGFEKLNIDAEGMKKKFGLLGQPLFLGIIIGCGIGILAREDVKGFLGLGIKMGAVMELIPRITRLFIEGLHPISEATKKLIDKKFQGKIDLNIGMTPALVIGHPATLVVSLLLIPVTLILSVYLPGNEFLPLASLAGMFYLFPLVLPITNGNVVKSFIVGLVVLIIGLYFVTDLAPSFTLAAKDVYEKTGDKAVAIPPGFEGGALDFASSIFTWVIFKAIYWLKYIGMAILSIFTLGMLWYNRRMILREHNQRNAVVVETDNAPKK from the coding sequence ATGGCTAATATCTTTGAATATATTATACAATTAGGTGCTGCAGTGATGATGCCCATTATCTTTTCGATTTTGGGCATTGCGCTCGGCATTAAACCTGGAAAAGCCGTATTATCTGGATTGTATGTAGGGGTAGGTTTTGTGGGTTTATCCATCATCACCGCCTTGCTTACTAGTAGTATGGGACCAAGCCTTGACCAAGTGGTGAAAATCTATGATTTAAAACTTAAAGTTTTTGACATGGGATGGCCAGCGGCAGCAGCCGTGGCCTATAACACTGCGGTGGGGGCACTTATTATTCCTGTATGTTTGGGCGTAAACTTAGTTTTATTGCTTTTAAGATGTACTAAAACCGTAAACATCGACTTGTGGAACTACTGGCATTTTGCATTCATTGGGGCAATTGTGTATTTCGCAAGCGATAATATTTATTGGGGATTTTTCGCAGCCATCATCTGCTACATCATTACACTTGTAATGGCAGATTTAACGGCCAATAAATTCCAAAACTACTACGAAGGCATGGAAGGAATCTCTATTCCGCAACCTTTCTGTCAAGGAATGGTGCCATTTGCCGTAGTCATCAACAAAGCATTGGATTTAATTCCTGGTTTCGAAAAATTAAACATCGATGCCGAGGGAATGAAGAAAAAATTCGGATTGCTTGGGCAGCCATTATTCTTAGGAATCATCATAGGATGTGGTATCGGTATTTTGGCAAGAGAAGATGTAAAAGGATTTTTAGGTTTAGGTATTAAAATGGGAGCCGTAATGGAATTAATCCCTAGAATTACCCGCCTATTTATCGAAGGGCTTCACCCAATTTCTGAAGCGACTAAAAAACTTATCGATAAGAAATTCCAGGGAAAAATCGATTTAAACATTGGTATGACACCTGCCCTAGTAATTGGGCACCCTGCAACATTGGTAGTTTCGTTGTTATTGATTCCAGTAACATTGATTCTTTCTGTTTATTTGCCAGGAAATGAGTTTTTACCATTGGCATCATTAGCGGGAATGTTCTATTTGTTCCCACTGGTATTGCCTATTACCAATGGTAATGTGGTAAAATCATTTATCGTAGGGCTTGTGGTGCTTATCATCGGTTTATATTTTGTGACCGATTTGGCTCCATCATTCACACTTGCAGCAAAAGATGTGTATGAGAAAACAGGAGACAAAGCCGTTGCAATCCCTCCAGGATTTGAAGGTGGTGCGCTTGACTTTGCTTCAAGTATCTTTACTTGGGTGATTTTCAAAGCTATCTACTGGTTAAAATACATCGGAATGGCTATTTTATCAATCTTTACCTTAGGAATGTTGTGGTACAACCGCCGAATGATTCTTCGCGAGCACAATCAGAGAAATGCTGTAGTGGTAGAAACTGATAACGCTCCTAAAAAATAA
- a CDS encoding HdeD family acid-resistance protein has protein sequence MENLISKFIGAIKHWYLPLIIGILFIGVGIYTFFVPVEAYMILSIIFSVSFLISGIFDAVFAWQNQKTLPNWGWVLAFGIFTWMIGMYMWVNPKISMEVLPYYVGFVLMFRSFQLLGFALDIKAYAPTRWVGVLGWSILGIFISFMLLANPIVAGLSLVAITGTAFIILGVASCYLAINLKSIKNHLNEKLTPELKAKIETLENEFQEIVRKK, from the coding sequence ATGGAAAATTTAATTTCGAAATTCATCGGTGCTATTAAACATTGGTATCTTCCGCTCATCATCGGGATTTTATTTATCGGTGTAGGAATTTACACCTTTTTTGTCCCCGTGGAGGCTTATATGATTTTGTCGATTATCTTTAGTGTATCGTTTTTGATTTCTGGGATATTCGATGCGGTATTTGCTTGGCAAAACCAAAAAACTTTGCCCAATTGGGGCTGGGTTTTAGCCTTTGGTATCTTTACTTGGATGATTGGGATGTATATGTGGGTAAACCCTAAAATCTCAATGGAAGTTTTGCCATATTATGTAGGATTTGTTTTGATGTTCCGCTCGTTTCAATTATTGGGCTTTGCATTGGACATTAAGGCCTACGCTCCTACTCGATGGGTGGGCGTTTTAGGATGGAGTATTTTAGGGATTTTTATCTCTTTTATGCTTTTAGCCAATCCTATCGTTGCAGGTCTTTCGCTTGTGGCTATTACAGGAACCGCTTTTATTATTTTAGGCGTAGCTTCGTGCTATTTGGCCATAAATTTAAAAAGCATTAAAAACCATTTAAACGAAAAGCTTACGCCAGAATTAAAAGCCAAAATCGAGACATTGGAAAATGAATTTCAAGAAATCGTAAGAAAAAAATAA
- a CDS encoding sugar kinase, with amino-acid sequence MQKKVVTFGEVMLRLATPGYQRFIQSNSLNATFGGGEANVAVSLANYGIPVDFVTQLPKNDIAEWCISDLRKYKVGTENILRGGDRVGIYFLETGAVARPSKVVYDRANSAIAEIKPGMINWREVFKDAQWFHWTGITPALSQGAADTCLEAIKVANEMGVTVSCDLNYRKNLWKYGKKASEIMPALVEGCDIILGNEEDAEKVFGIKPEGFEVEHTGGEVNAAEFESVCQQLMQKFPRAKKVIITLRGSINANHNTWGGCLYSDKLYQSRRYDITHIVDRVGGGDSFMGGLIYGLLTYPQDDQKALDFAVAASCLKHTVYGDYNLVTVAEVENLMGGDGSGRVVR; translated from the coding sequence ATGCAGAAAAAAGTAGTAACTTTTGGTGAAGTAATGTTGCGTTTGGCTACTCCTGGGTATCAGCGTTTCATTCAGTCTAATAGCTTGAATGCCACTTTTGGTGGAGGGGAGGCTAATGTTGCGGTTTCGCTTGCAAATTATGGAATTCCGGTGGATTTTGTAACACAATTGCCTAAAAACGATATCGCTGAATGGTGTATTTCTGATTTAAGAAAATACAAAGTAGGTACTGAAAACATTTTAAGAGGTGGAGACCGTGTAGGGATCTATTTCTTGGAAACTGGTGCTGTAGCTCGTCCTTCAAAAGTTGTGTATGATCGTGCAAACTCTGCCATTGCAGAAATTAAGCCTGGTATGATCAACTGGAGAGAGGTGTTTAAAGATGCTCAGTGGTTCCACTGGACAGGGATTACTCCAGCACTTTCTCAAGGTGCAGCAGATACTTGTTTAGAGGCTATTAAAGTAGCAAACGAAATGGGAGTTACTGTTTCTTGTGACTTAAACTACCGTAAAAACCTTTGGAAATATGGTAAAAAAGCTTCTGAAATTATGCCAGCTTTAGTAGAAGGTTGCGACATCATTTTAGGAAACGAGGAAGATGCTGAGAAAGTATTCGGAATCAAACCAGAAGGTTTTGAAGTTGAGCACACTGGTGGTGAAGTAAACGCAGCAGAATTTGAATCAGTTTGCCAACAATTGATGCAAAAATTCCCAAGAGCTAAAAAAGTAATTATCACACTTCGTGGTTCTATCAACGCAAACCACAACACTTGGGGTGGATGTCTATATTCAGACAAATTATACCAATCTCGTAGATACGATATCACTCACATCGTAGATAGGGTAGGTGGTGGAGATTCATTTATGGGAGGTTTAATCTACGGATTGCTTACTTACCCACAAGATGACCAAAAAGCATTAGACTTTGCAGTGGCTGCATCTTGCTTGAAACACACTGTGTACGGAGACTATAACTTAGTAACTGTTGCCGAGGTTGAAAACCTAATGGGTGGAGACGGTTCTGGTCGTGTTGTAAGATAA
- a CDS encoding tetratricopeptide repeat protein, which produces MRKNTIIAALLLGGSSLAFAQTTQFWFGDNATYRKAKTLFFTETYLAANYEFENALENGKLNLANEEAATYYAALTSLINDTPGAEEQFLAFQAAYPKSVYTENGSWELGSFYLKKGDFDKAYKYLSQKNVYDLPERKRQEYQFKLGYVNLMKGYNDKALQYLEPLTQKGNYQKEANFYVGHIYYERREFSKALTYFDTLQGDPMYDQKILPYRVQIEFNEGQYDKAIADGKMLLAQNRSNFLQSEVSKIVGESYFRQKNYAEAIPYLEKYQGKMGNADYYQLGYAYYEQQQYPKAISYFNKIVTQKSAWAQTAYYQLGNAYLKTNQKQEALAAYKAASEMSYNPTTQEDALYNYAKLSYDVGNPYQPTTAALQSFIAKYPNSKYSGEINSYLVDAFITSGNYQNALEILNKIPQKNAEQRSAEQLAAFLRGTELFSEGKLDDSQKNLQLAVNSNANAEITQRAYFWLGEIAYRKGQYSEAAKNFEKFNTYGSQVPESKEVNYQLGYTYLKLKQFDKSANAFKRYLASNPPGDFKADAKLRLADSYIGTQNNDEALSLYEEVASTKTGNADEAAYNRAVVLGIKGNTQEKAQALEAFIKEYPVSKFNDIAQIELADAYTQLNQPDKALAVLNNLIKTSKSELKGEARLRKGLIYYHQGKKNDALNEYKNVVKEFPRNNLAYQAIENAKRIYLDEGNYKSFEEWAKTIDFYEVNTSEIESLAYDDAMRKFDAKNYKEAIPLLSNFIAQYPQGNHTYAAQYALGESYYQLGDYAKAMTPLSEAAKYDNENKADALLRLAQIYLSQNKTTEALLTLENLHQITQNPAYISYAEIHLMQLYSKNGNHAKAVEMANKVLENPKNDANAKQEAELTKARSLMAENKTSEAQKIYTSLEQSNNPAVKAEALYYKAYFLNKNKEYKKSNEVIFELASKYAEQQLWGSQALVVMAENYYKLGDLYQANFTLDSVIENYQDYPEVIAKAKALKKQIKK; this is translated from the coding sequence ATGCGAAAAAATACGATTATTGCAGCGCTTTTACTTGGTGGCTCTTCTTTGGCTTTTGCACAGACTACTCAGTTCTGGTTTGGTGACAATGCCACTTATCGTAAAGCGAAAACCCTTTTCTTTACCGAAACTTATTTGGCAGCGAATTACGAATTTGAAAATGCCTTGGAAAACGGAAAGTTGAATCTTGCGAATGAAGAAGCGGCGACTTACTATGCTGCGCTCACTAGCTTGATCAACGATACGCCAGGTGCCGAAGAGCAGTTTTTGGCGTTTCAAGCCGCTTATCCCAAAAGTGTGTACACCGAAAACGGAAGCTGGGAATTGGGAAGTTTTTATTTGAAAAAAGGCGATTTTGATAAAGCTTATAAATATTTAAGCCAAAAGAATGTTTACGATTTACCCGAAAGAAAACGACAAGAATATCAATTTAAGCTAGGCTATGTAAACTTGATGAAAGGCTACAACGATAAGGCTTTGCAATATCTTGAACCGCTTACGCAAAAAGGAAATTATCAAAAAGAGGCTAATTTCTATGTAGGGCATATTTACTACGAGCGCAGAGAATTTTCCAAAGCGCTTACTTATTTTGACACCTTGCAAGGCGACCCAATGTATGACCAAAAGATTTTACCGTATCGTGTGCAAATCGAGTTCAACGAAGGGCAATACGACAAAGCCATTGCAGACGGGAAAATGCTTTTAGCCCAAAACCGTTCAAACTTTTTGCAATCAGAGGTTTCTAAAATTGTGGGAGAAAGCTATTTTAGACAAAAAAATTATGCAGAAGCCATTCCTTATCTTGAAAAATATCAAGGAAAAATGGGCAATGCCGATTATTATCAATTAGGTTATGCCTACTATGAGCAACAACAATATCCAAAAGCGATTTCGTATTTCAATAAAATTGTAACGCAAAAAAGTGCTTGGGCGCAAACGGCTTACTACCAATTAGGAAATGCGTATTTAAAAACTAACCAAAAACAAGAAGCACTCGCAGCCTACAAAGCGGCTTCTGAAATGAGCTACAACCCTACCACACAAGAAGATGCGCTCTACAATTATGCTAAATTGAGCTACGATGTCGGAAACCCATACCAGCCGACGACCGCTGCCCTACAATCGTTTATCGCAAAATATCCAAATTCTAAATATTCTGGGGAGATTAACTCGTATTTGGTAGACGCTTTCATTACCTCTGGAAACTACCAAAATGCGCTTGAAATTTTAAATAAAATTCCACAGAAAAATGCCGAACAAAGAAGCGCAGAACAATTGGCGGCTTTCTTGCGCGGAACGGAATTATTTAGCGAAGGCAAATTAGACGATTCTCAGAAAAATTTACAATTAGCCGTAAATTCTAATGCCAATGCAGAAATCACTCAGCGTGCTTATTTCTGGCTCGGCGAGATCGCTTACCGAAAAGGACAATACAGCGAAGCGGCTAAAAACTTTGAGAAATTCAACACTTATGGCTCGCAAGTTCCTGAAAGCAAAGAAGTAAATTACCAACTAGGGTATACTTATTTAAAGCTAAAACAATTTGACAAATCAGCCAATGCCTTTAAACGCTATTTGGCAAGCAACCCACCAGGCGACTTTAAAGCAGATGCTAAATTAAGACTTGCCGATAGCTACATCGGAACCCAAAACAATGACGAGGCACTTAGCTTGTACGAAGAAGTAGCAAGCACCAAAACTGGAAACGCTGACGAAGCAGCTTACAACCGTGCGGTAGTACTTGGCATCAAAGGAAATACGCAAGAAAAAGCACAAGCGCTCGAAGCCTTTATCAAAGAATATCCAGTTTCAAAATTCAATGATATTGCACAAATTGAATTGGCAGATGCTTACACACAACTCAATCAGCCAGATAAGGCTTTGGCAGTTTTAAATAATTTGATTAAAACTTCAAAATCTGAGCTAAAAGGAGAAGCGCGTTTGAGAAAAGGATTGATTTACTATCACCAAGGCAAGAAAAACGATGCGCTTAACGAATACAAAAATGTGGTAAAAGAATTTCCGCGTAACAATTTGGCGTATCAAGCCATTGAAAATGCCAAACGCATTTACCTCGACGAAGGAAACTACAAATCCTTTGAAGAATGGGCTAAAACCATTGATTTCTACGAAGTCAACACGTCTGAAATCGAAAGTTTGGCCTACGATGATGCGATGCGCAAGTTTGATGCGAAAAATTACAAAGAAGCCATTCCACTATTGAGCAATTTTATCGCACAATATCCGCAAGGTAATCATACTTATGCGGCACAATATGCACTAGGCGAAAGTTATTATCAATTAGGCGATTATGCCAAGGCAATGACTCCGCTTTCTGAGGCGGCTAAGTACGATAACGAGAACAAAGCCGATGCGTTGCTGCGTTTGGCTCAAATTTATTTAAGCCAAAACAAAACAACCGAAGCGCTTTTAACCTTGGAAAACTTGCACCAGATTACACAAAACCCTGCTTACATTTCGTATGCGGAGATTCATTTGATGCAATTGTACAGCAAAAATGGCAACCACGCCAAGGCGGTAGAAATGGCCAACAAAGTATTGGAAAATCCTAAAAACGATGCCAATGCAAAACAAGAAGCCGAGCTTACCAAGGCGCGTAGCCTAATGGCAGAGAACAAAACAAGCGAAGCGCAAAAAATCTACACTTCGCTCGAGCAATCCAACAACCCTGCGGTGAAAGCCGAGGCGTTGTATTACAAGGCTTATTTCTTAAACAAAAACAAGGAATATAAAAAGTCTAACGAAGTGATTTTTGAACTGGCGTCTAAATACGCAGAACAGCAACTTTGGGGTAGCCAAGCACTGGTAGTAATGGCAGAAAATTATTACAAATTAGGCGATTTGTACCAAGCCAACTTTACGCTCGATAGCGTGATTGAAAACTACCAAGATTACCCAGAAGTAATTGCTAAAGCAAAAGCCTTAAAAAAACAAATTAAAAAATAA
- a CDS encoding gluconate 5-dehydrogenase encodes MMTNFSLEGKTALVTGASYGIGYAIASALGKAGAKIVFNDINQDLVNQGLESYKKDGLEAYGYVCDVTDEDAVNELVATVEKEVGVIDILVNNAGIIKRVPMHEMSAAEFRKVIDVDLNAPFIVAKAVIPSMIKKGHGKIINICSMMSELGRETVSAYAAAKGGLKMLTRNIASEYGEHNIQCNGIGPGYIATPQTAPLREKQADGSRHPFDSFIIAKTPAARWGTPEDLQGPAVFLASDASNFVNGHVLYVDGGILAYIGKQPK; translated from the coding sequence ATGATGACAAATTTCTCACTCGAAGGTAAAACTGCTCTTGTAACTGGAGCGTCTTACGGAATTGGTTATGCTATCGCGTCTGCATTAGGAAAAGCTGGTGCAAAAATCGTTTTCAACGATATTAACCAAGATTTAGTAAACCAAGGTTTAGAGTCTTACAAAAAAGACGGACTTGAGGCATATGGTTATGTATGCGATGTTACAGACGAAGATGCTGTAAATGAGCTAGTAGCTACCGTAGAAAAAGAAGTAGGTGTAATCGACATTTTGGTAAACAACGCAGGTATCATCAAGCGTGTACCTATGCACGAAATGAGTGCTGCTGAGTTCCGCAAAGTAATCGATGTGGACTTAAACGCTCCATTTATCGTGGCTAAAGCGGTAATCCCAAGCATGATCAAAAAAGGTCACGGAAAAATCATCAACATCTGTTCTATGATGTCTGAGCTTGGTCGTGAAACTGTATCTGCTTACGCTGCTGCAAAAGGTGGGTTAAAAATGCTTACTCGCAACATCGCTTCTGAGTATGGTGAGCACAACATTCAATGTAATGGTATCGGTCCTGGGTACATCGCTACGCCACAAACTGCTCCACTTCGTGAAAAACAAGCAGACGGAAGCCGCCACCCATTCGATTCATTCATTATCGCAAAAACTCCTGCTGCAAGATGGGGAACTCCAGAAGATTTACAAGGTCCTGCTGTGTTCTTAGCATCTGACGCTTCAAACTTCGTAAACGGGCATGTGCTGTATGTAGACGGTGGTATCTTGGCCTACATCGGAAAACAACCTAAATAA